The Helianthus annuus cultivar XRQ/B chromosome 16, HanXRQr2.0-SUNRISE, whole genome shotgun sequence genome includes a window with the following:
- the LOC110916016 gene encoding uncharacterized protein LOC110916016, which produces MADVMPHGHGGDGADEPPPGGFGRRGHHEEDLVPKKKTRGKAKNKKLLQANKTGGLVSIPFDRLATYTPVGEPCDMFSREVGIYMWGNMAFDKYSYAQVSAAEKNAMEQHLRRRFNFEEIERDCERNQLKGGIQSVYMKRYRDRKSMAKREFIDLGKRHDNLETIRDTPPTGMGVENWRKTIDLFSDPKYIKRCEVNKKNREKQQFANRGGSASYSSWSFKKNVEALDTYAHAHTLPDGTFASPLEEENFNLLKEEFERQRTQNNPFLEDEGELGESSAPAISNVQVFEKVLGARRGIYRGHGRKPSLSSASSDVSPHEKEKTRPQFSEEYFDELFEDPRFMERLYQAMDKKRSRKDNKNDTDEEGE; this is translated from the exons ATGGCTGATGTAATGCCACATGGCCATGGCGGTGATGGTGCGGATGAGCCACCTCCCGGGGGTTTTGGGCGAAGAGGTCATCACGAGGAGGACC TTGTCCCAAAGAAGAAAACGAGGGGAAAggcaaaaaataaaaaacttttGCAGGCGAATAAGACGGGAGGGCTTGTTTCAATCCCTTTTGATAGACTCGCGACATATACCCCGGTTGGTGAACCTTGTGATATGTTCAGTCGAGAGGTAGGGATTTATATGTGGGGAAACATGGCATTTGATAAGTACTCTTATGCTCAAGTTTCTGCTGCTGAAAAGAATGCCATGGAACAACATCTCAGA CGGCGCTTCAATTTTGAGGAAATTGAGCGGGATTGCGAACGTAATCAGCTGAAGGGTGGCATCCAGTCGGTCTACATGAAGCGATACAGAGACCGGAAGAGTATGGCAAAAAGGGAGTTTATTGATTTAGGAAAGCGGCATGATAATTTAGAGACTATAAGGGACACTCCCCCCACGGGTATGGGTGTGGAAAATTGGAGGAAGACTATAGACCTTTTCAGTGATCCGAAATATATAAAAAGGTGtgaagttaacaaaaaaaatcgTGAAAAGCAACAGTTCGCAAACCGCGGGGGGTCAGCATCATATAGCAGCTGGTCTTTTAAAAAG AATGTTGAAGCTTTGGATACGTACGCTCATGCTCATACTCTACCAGATGGGACTTTTGCCAGCCCGTTGGAAGAGGAGAATTTT AACCTATTAAAAGAAGAATTTGAAAGACAAAGGACCCAAAATAACCCATTCTTGGAAGATGAGGGTGAACTCGGTGAAAGTAGTGCGCCTGCCATTAGTAATGTTCAAGTTTTTGAAAAGGTGCTTGGTGCTCGGCGCGGAATTTATAGGGGACATGGGCGTAAACCTTCTTTATCTTCAGCCTCGAGTGACGTGAGTCCTCATGAGAAGGAGAAGACACGTCCGCAATTTTCAGAG GAATATTTTGACGAATTGTTTGAAGACCCGAGATTTATGGAACGACTGTACCAAGCTATGGATAAGAAGAGATCAAGAAAAGACAACAAAAATGACACGGACGAGGAGGGAGAATGA